A window of Fragaria vesca subsp. vesca linkage group LG7, FraVesHawaii_1.0, whole genome shotgun sequence contains these coding sequences:
- the LOC101306567 gene encoding uncharacterized protein LOC101306567 isoform 1 encodes MAEGFCKQEPVVGILAFDVAYVMSKLVALWESLNNVQVGMLRKFMSDSVGFKELVSHDADFIRGLIPGELFENMIPLTKSVARLGKNHCSDPRLKDFEQAVGDLIDNGADPFKWVLPYEEMGKEAKKMKSFVSVTGDLYHQMKLVSHLEDTRSRMDGPNWLEIQHKIELKQFEVDKLKEESLWNMTFSYIGILLARSVFSIFSRIKSVYGVPQLVAEDTDHTSIPSPSIFSKYKLLDAPPDTLGAAALVLKYANIIILIEHLVRSPVYFYKARRDELYNMLPANMRAELSERLPPVQSSLCLSIKDVAAERNVAMLEMLEWLAPLAHNTNKWLSMWKRQQKAYASPGAMCFWFKLYTLQVHRRQRQQ; translated from the coding sequence ATGGCGGAAGGATTCTGCAAGCAGGAACCGGTGGTTGGAATTTTGGCCTTTGATGTTGCATATGTCATGTCTAAGCTGGTCGCTCTATGGGAGTCCCTTAATAATGTACAAGTTGGGATGCTCAGAAAGTTTATGTCGGATTCGGTGGGGTTTAAAGAGCTTGTGTCACATGATGCCGATTTCATTCGAGGTTTAATACCCGGTGAATTGTTTGAGAATATGATCCCTTTAACAAAATCTGTGGCCAGGCTTGGTAAGAATCATTGCTCTGATCCTAGGTTGAAGGATTTTGAGCAGGCTGTTGGTGATTTGATCGACAATGGTGCTGACCCTTTTAAATGGGTGCTTCCATACGAGGAGATGGGAAAGGAGGCCAAAAAGATGAAGAGTTTTGTGTCAGTCACCGGAGATTTGTATCACCAGATGAAACTTGTTTCGCATCTTGAAGATACTAGAAGCCGCATGGATGGTCCAAATTGGCTTGAGATTCAGCACAAGATAGAGCTGAAGCAGTTCGAGGTGGACAAGTTAAAAGAGGAGTCTTTGTGGAACATGACTTTCAGTTACATAGGTATTCTATTGGCAAGATCTGTCTTCTCAATTTTCAGTCGTATCAAGTCTGTTTATGGTGTTCCTCAACTTGTGGCCGAAGATACTGATCACACTAGTATTCCTAGTCCATCAATTTTCAGCAAGTACAAGCTCTTGGATGCTCCACCTGACACACTTGGTGCTGCTGCCTTAGTTCTCAAGTATGCAAATATTATCATCCTAATTGAACATTTAGTACGTTCTCCTGTCTACTTTTATAAAGCACGCAGAGATGAACTGTACAATATGTTGCCTGCAAATATGAGAGCTGAGCTAAGTGAAAGGCTGCCCCCGGTCCAGAGCTCGCTTTGTTTATCAATTAAAGATGTGGCAGCAGAGAGGAATGTGGCAATGCTTGAAATGTTAGAATGGTTAGCACCTCTTGCTCATAATACCAACAAATGGCTCTCCATGTGGAAGCGTCAACAGAAGGCCTATGCTTCACCAGGTGCAATGTGCTTCTGGTTCAAACTCTATACTTTGCAAGTCCACAGAAGACAGAGGCAGCAATAA
- the LOC101312011 gene encoding uncharacterized protein LOC101312011, with protein MSEFSLQYVPQKAVNGQAIADFLAHHPPSELMGFRELEFAAVALAPWTLYFDGSRTDTAAGAGIAIENPVGDRFSYSFQLDFKCTNNQAEYEALIIRLEILLDLGVREVQVFGNSLLVVNQLVENFKCLSSSIEPYLRKAFAHKFIIVATNFFTKWVKAEPLKVASANSVRNFIFRNIISRFGIPECIVTADSVVKYLSDYGIKLLHSTPYYAQSNGQAEASNKVILGILRKMLELNPRVWHEELYHTLWAYRTSKRSPTDTTPYALMYGHDAVLPLEINIASLCVQEQHQLLGEDYAQAMWQELEDLDEHRVTAFNNLILEKQRIARSYDKVTRERCYAEGQKVWRAVLPLGEKNRGPRQVVSSMGRTLHYSSYTPQGGIPLARPGRHHSSQSYKWPFPQATHCWSLGTRGSSPKSPPPRSIVLHVIAFLLRRPTLGGNPG; from the exons ATGTCCGAATTCTCGTTGCAATATGTTCCGCAAAAGGCAGTAAATGGACAGGCAATAGCAGACTTTCTCGCTCATCACCCACCTTCAGAGCTCATGGGGTTTCGCGAGTTGGAATTCGCTGCTGTAGCACTCGCTCCATGGACCCTTTACTTTGATGGATCACGAACTGATACCGCAGCCGGAGCCGGGATAGCCATAGAAAATCCCGTAGGGGATCGCTTCTCCTACTCGTTCCAGCTCGATTTCAAATGCACCAATAACCAGGCCGAATACGAAGCGCTCATCATCAGACTGGAAATTTTGTTGGACTTAGGAGTCCGCGAAGTTCAGGTCTTTGGCAATTCTCTGTTGGTCGTCAACCAGCTAGTGGAGAATTTCAAGTGCTTAAGCTCGTCCATTGAACCATACTTGCGCAAGGCATTTGCA CATAAGTTCATTATCGTCGCCACCAATTTTTTTACCAAATGGGTCAAGGCAGAACCACTCAAGGTTGCCTCTGCTAACTCAGTCCGTAACTTCATTTTTCGCAATATTATTTCCCGCTTTGGTATTCCGGAGTGCATCGTTACGGCTGATTCAGTCGTTAAATATTTAAGCGACTATGGTATCAAACTCCTCCACTCTACGCCATATTATGCACAGTCCAACGGCCAAGCCGAGGCTAGTAATAAGGTCATCCTTGGCATTCTCCGGAAGATGTTGGAGTTGAACCCCCGTGTCTGGCATGAGGAGCTTTACCACACATTGTGGGCTTACCGCACTTCAAAGCGCAGCCCGACGGACACTACCCCGTATGCTCTTATGTATGGTCATGATGCCGTCCTTCCCCTCGAGATCAATATAGCTTCGCTCTGCGTTCAGGAACAACACCAACTACTTGGCGAAGATTACGCCCAGGCTATGTGGCAGGAACTTGAAGATCTCGATGAACACCGCGTCACCGCTTTCAACAATCTCATCCTCGAGAAACAGCGCATCGCGCGGTCGTACGACAAAGTCACGCGAGAACGGTGCTATGCTGAGGGCCAAAAGGTGTGGCGCGCTGTCCTTCCACTTGGGGAAAAAAACCGAGGGCCGAGGCAAGTGGTCAGCTCGATGGGAAGGACCCTTCATTATTCATCATATACTCCCCAAGGGGGCATACCACTTGCGCGACCTGGACGACACCATTCATCGCAATCCTATAAATGGCCGTTTCCTCAAGCGACACATTGCTGGAGTTTGGGAACGCGAGGATCCTCCCCTAAATCCCCCCCACCACGGTCAATAGTGCTACACGTCATCGCGTTCTTGCTTCGCCGCCCAACACTAGGGGGTAACCCGGGATAG